Below is a genomic region from Glaciihabitans sp. INWT7.
AGCCTGATTCTCGGCTGGCTCGTCTACGGGGGCGCCGTGGTGCTCGCCTACTTCGACCGGAAGCGGCTGTTGCGTGATGGCTACGACCGGCCATTCCACTGGGCCTGGACCTTCTTCAGCGGTGGCGTCTATGTGATCGGGCGGTCCGTCATCGTCGGCCGGCGCGCGGGTCACGGCCGCGCGCCGCTCTGGGTCTGGGTCGCCATCACGGCGGTGGTCGTCGTGCTCAATGTGGTGAAATTCAGCATGTTCGTGGCCGACTTCGTCGGCACGACCCCGCTCTCGAGCTGAGGTCTTCCGCACTGTCCAAAGGACGCTAGGGTTGCCACAACTTCTGGAGCACCCTCATGGGTAGTCTGCTGTATGGCAATTCGGGCACCGAGATCGGTTTCGACGACCGTGCACTCGTGCACCTGCAGGTGGTGATCACCGCGAAACTCCGGCGCCGGGAGGGATTCCTCTTCACCTGGACCAGCTCGGCGGAGGCCGGAACGGGTCGGAGTTCCATCTGGTTCGACCAAAGCAGCGCCATCGTCTATCGCTATGCCGGGAGTCGGGCCCCCACCCTCAACCGCGCCTGGATCGAGGCCCTCATGCTCTCGGCCAACAGTGCCGGAGGTCTGCAGTTCTCGAGCGAGCCGATCGCCGAGGGGCCGTCGCCCGATTCGACGGCGAAATAGCTCCCGCTTCGGGCGGGCCGCCCCGTCGGCGCAGCCAACCAGAGCATCAGGCCACCTGCAGCGTCGATCGTTACCGCGGGATGGACCGCCCGGGCCGCGGGTCAACCTGCGGCTTCTGCCGGGCGAGTTCCCCGCCGACTCGTCCGCCGTGGGGCCGCCCGTGGTCAGCGAATTCCTCCCGGAAGTACGCCATCTTCCACTTTCCGAGTTCGATCCGCGTGCCGGTGCGCAGAACCTGCCCGCCGTCCTTCCGCCCGCTCGCCTCGGCGAGACGTGAACTGCCGCTCAGTTCGCCGATGGGGTAGAGCACATATTCGTCGTCTTTCGTGTGACGAATCTCCGCGTGCACCGGACTCAGACCCTCGAGTTGCAGGTCGGCTTCGGCTCCGGAGCCGATGGTGGTCCCGTTGGGGAGCAGGTCGAACTCCCGAGGCATCTGGCCGTTCCAGTTCTCCGAGCCGATGACGAAGATCAGCCGGGGACGCCCCGAACCCGGCAGGTAGTGCGTCGTGGTGACCCTGCGGCGGATGCGGCGGCTCACGGTGGGCACGAGAGGGAACAGAGTCGCCGGGGGAAGGGACACTGCGGGGGTCGCAGTGGAGCGCCGGCGAAGCAGTGGAGCAACAGCCGCAGCGCTCCCGAGCCTGATGTGCGGGGAGCCGGTGACGACACGCTGCATCACCGGGGCGTTCACGTCGCCGATCCGCGCGATGACGCCGTCGGGTCCGGTCAGCGTGACGGACAGGCCGTACCCCGCGATCTCCTGGGCGAGGGAGCGGATGTCGGCGAGCTTGACGCTGCGCCCCTGCATGAGCATCTCGGGGTGGTTCGCGAAGATCTCGATGTCGCTGCCCGCCGCCGTGACGGTGCCTTCGAGGGTGTGAGGCCCATCCGCGCCGATGTCATCGCCGTCGGGCTCGTCCAGCGAGAAGCTGAGATCAATCTCCAGCCGGGGAACGGCCACCATGATCAGTTGCGGTGCTGGTCTGCGCCGGCAGCCTGGTCGTCACTCGTGGTGACGCGGAGTGTGCCGTTGAGCTTCCAGGTGGCGCGCGGGGCGTCAGGGCCGATGTCGCGGGGCACCTCGACGGTCATGTCGATGAAGCTGTAATTGACCGCGGCGCCGCGCCCGGTGAGGTACGACCACATCTCCCGCCCGAGATCCGTCCAGTCGCTGATGCTGCGACCCTCCGGCCCCGCCGAGTCGTCGAATGGGCCCGAAACCTGCTGTGAGTCAGTCACGATGAAATCCTTCCCGAGTGGTTGATCTCACCGTACCGAGACGGTGAGGCTGGCCGCCGATTTCACAGCCGACGGCCAGCCTCTTTCCCCCTCCACAGGGAGTCCGCGATCAGTCTGCGGCGTAGGCCGGTGCTACCGCGTTGTGAGCATCGCCGACACGGTGAACTCGCATGTCGTTGGTGCCACCGGAGATTCCGGGAGGGGATCCGGCGATGACCACGACCTTCTCGCCGACGACGGCCCGGTTGTGACCGATCAGGATGTCGTCGACCTGGCCGAACAACTCATCGGTGTGGGTCTTGCGCTCCACGCGATAGGTCTCCGTGCCCCACACCCAGGCGAGACGATTGCGGATGCGCTCCTCCGGCGTGAAGGCGATGATCGGGATGCGGTTGCGCAGCCGGGACATCCGTCGCACGGAATCGCCGGATTCGGTGAACACGCAGAGGAACTTGGCCTCGACGAACTCCGCGACCTCCGCGGCAGCCAGGGTGATCGCGCCGCCCTGGGTGCGCGGCTTGGTGCCCAGCTGCGCGATGCGCTCGAGCCCGTGCTCCTCGGTGGAGGTGATGATGCGTGCCATGGTCTGCACGGTGATCACGGGGTATTCCCCCACGCTGGTCTCGCCGCTCAGCATCACGGCGTCTGCACCGTCGAGCACGGCGTTCGCGACATCCGAGGTCTCGGCGCGGGTCGGGATCGGGCTCGAGATCATGGATTCGAGCATCTGGGTGGCGACGATGACCGGCTTGGCCATGCGACGGGACAGCTCGACCGCGCGCTTCTGAACGATCGGCACCGCCTCGAGCGGCAGCTCCACTCCGAGGTCTCCTCGGGCGACCATGATGCCGTCGAAAGCATCGATGATGGCTTCGAGGTTGTCGACGGCCTGCGGCTTCTCGACCTTGGCGATGACCGGCACCTTTACGCCCTCTTCGGCCATGATCTCGTGCACCCGCACGATGTCGTCGGCGTTGCGCACGAAGGAGAGAGCGATGAGATCCGCGCCGAGCTTCAGGCCCCAGCGGAGGTCCGCCTCATCCTTCTCGGACAGCGCGGGCACGTTCACGGCGACACCGGGCAGGTTGATGCCCTTGTTGTTCGACACCGCGCCGCCGACGACGACCTCGGTGGTGACGACGGTGCCGTCGGTCGAGATGACCTTGAGCTTGACCTTGCCGTCATCGATGAGGAGGGGATCGCCCGGCTTCACGTCGTTGGGTAGGCCCTTGAAGGTGGTGCCCGAGAGCTCCTTCGTGCCGAGCACGTCTTCGATGGTGATCTTGAAGATGTCGCCGACCGCGAGGTCGTGGGGCCCGTTCGCGAACTTGCCGAGTCGGATCTTCGGCCCCTGCAGGTCGACGAGCACGGCGACGGCCCGGCCGGAGTCCGCGCTCGCCTTGCGGATGTTCGCGTAGACCTCCTCATGCACGTCGTAGCTGCCGTGGCTGAGGTTCATCCGTGCGACATCGACTCCGGCATCCACGATGGCGCGGATGTTTTCATAGCTTGCCGTTGCCGGACCGAGGGTTGCGACGATTTTTGCGCGTCTCATGTGTTTCTTTCTGTTGTGGGAAGAACTCGTGAAGAGTGAGAGGAAGAGAGGGCCTTAGATCGCGATGGCGCGATCGGTCGGGGCGACCGGGGACGGGAGTTCGGTGTCGCCCTCGAGGAAGCGGTCCACGGCGGCTGCGGCGGCGCGGCCTTCCGCGATGGCCCAGACGATGAGGGACTGGCCACGACCGGCGTCGCCGGCGACGAACACGCCGGATTCGCTCGTCTGGTAGTCGGCATCGCGTTCAACGTTTCCACGCTCGAGCGGAAGGCGCAACTGGGACTCCAGGGCGTCGCTCTCCGTTCCCGTGAATCCGAGGGTGAGAAGCACGAGATCCGCCGGGATCTCCCGCTCGGTGCCGGCCTTCGGAACGCGACGCCCGTCGAGATATTCGGTCTCCGCGACGCGGATGGCTCGAACCTCACCGGCGTCGTTGGAGAGGAATTCCACGGTGGACGCGAGGTAGACCCGTTCTCCACCCTCTTCGTGTGCACTCGACACCTCGAAGAGCGTCGGGGACATGGGCCAGGGCTGGTGCTCCGGACGTTCGTGGGGCGGCTGGAGTCCGATGGCGAGGTTCGTGACGGAGAGTGCCTGCTGGCGGTGCGCCGTGCCGATGCAGTCCGCCCCGGTGTCGCCGCCACCGAGCACGACGACATGCTTTCCGTCGGCGGTGAGCTGATCGACGATCACGTCGCCGGCGCCCACTCGGTTCTGCTGAACGAGGTAGTCCATGGCGAAGTGCACGCCGGAGAGGTCTCGCCCGGGGATGGGGAGGTCGCGCGGCTTCAGCGCACCGGTGGCGACCACCACCGCGTCGTACCGCGCTCGCAGCTCATCCCAGGGGATGTCGACGCCGATGTTGACACCCGCCCGAAAACGGGTGCCCTCGGCCTGCATCTGCTTGAGACGGAGCTCGATATGGCGCTTCTCCATTTTGAAGTCCGGGATGCCGTAACGCAGGAGACCGCCGATGCGGTCGTCCCGCTCGAAGACAGCGACCGTGTGACCGGCACGCGTGAGCTGCTGGGCCGCGGCGAGGCCGGCGGGGCCGGATCCGACCACCGCGACGGTCTTTCCGGTGAGGCGCTCGGGGGGATGCGGCTCCACCCAGTCGTTGGCGAAGGCCTGATCGATGATCGCGACCTCGACGTTCTTGATGGTCACTGCGGGCTGGTTGATCGCGAGCACGCACGAGGACTCGCAGGGGGCGGGACACAGCCGACCGGTGAACTCGGGGAAGTTGTTCGTGGCATGGAGTCGCTCGATGGCCTGTCGGCCCTCTCCGCGCCAGGTGAGGTCGTTCCACTCCGGGATGAGGTTGCCGAGCGGGCAGCCATGGTGGCAGAACGGGATGCCGCAGTCCATGCAGCGACCAGCCTGCTTGCGCACGGTTGCCGCATCGCCCTGCTCGTAGACCTCTTTCCAGTCCATCAGTCGCAGCGCGACCGGACGCCGCGCGGGCAGCTCCCGCTCGCGCGTCTTCAGGAATCCCTTGGGATCAGCCACCGGTTACCTCCATGATCCGAGACCAGACAACATCCCCGTCGGGGTCGAGCCCCTCTTCGACCGCGGTCGCGCGCGTCGCGATGACCGCGGCGTAGTCGCGGGGCAGAACCTTGACGAACCGGGCCATCGACTCGTCGAGGTTCGCGAGCATGCGGGCCGCGACCGCGGAGTCCGTCTGTGCGAGGTGCTGCCGGAGCAGGTCGGTGACGATCTCGACATCGCCCGCGCCCAGCGGCAGCAGTTCGAGCTCGCCAGAAGCGAGGGCATCGCGGTTGACCCGCTCGGGTGCGAGGTCGAAGACGTACGCGGTACCGCCGGACATGCCCGCGCCGAGGTTGCGCCCAGTGCCTCCCAGGATCACAGCGAGGCCTCCGGTCATGTATTCGAGGGCATGGTCACCGACTCCCTCGACGACGGCGGTCGCGCCCGAGTTGCGCACGAGGAACCGTTCGCCAACGATGCCGCGGAGGAACAGGCTCCCCTGCGTCGCTCCGTAGCCGATCACGTTGCCGGCGATCACGTTGCGCTCGGCCGGGAAGCTGCTGTTGCGGTCGGGGCGCACGATGATCTGTCCCCCACAGAGACCCTTGCCGACGTAGTCGTTGCTGTCCCCCTCCAGTCGCAGGGTGATGCCGCTCGGCACGAACGCCCCGAAGGACTGCCCGGCGGTTCCGCGCAGGGTGATGTCGATGGTGCCGGTCGGGAGGCCGTTCTCCCCGTGACGGAGCGTCACCTCGTGGCCGAGCATCGTGCCGACTGCACGCTCGGTGTTGCGGATCGGGAGCGAGATAGCGACTGGCTCTCCGCTCTGCAGCGCGGCCTCGCTCTGCCGGATCAGCTCCACATCGAAGTGCTTGTCGAGCTCGTGCTCCTGCTGGGAGACATTGGATCGCGGTTCGTCCGCACCGAAGACAGGTCCGTCGAGGATCGGCGCGAGGTCGAGCCCATCAGCCTTCCAGTGCTCGATCGCCCGGTTGACGTCGAGCAGCTCGGAGTGTCCGACCGCCTCTTCGATCGAGCGGAATCCGAGCTCGGCGAGGTACTCGCGCACCTCCTGAGCGAGGAATTCGAAGAAGTTCACCACGAACTCCGGCTTTCCGGTGAAGCGCTTGCGCAGCTCGGGGTTCTGGGTGGCCACGCCGACGGGGCAGGTGTCAAGGTGGCAGACGCGCATGAGGATGCACCCGGAGACCACGAGCGGGGCGGTGGCGAAGCCGTACTCTTCGGCTCCGAGCAGTGCCGCGACGATCACGTCACGACCGGTCTTCATCTGGCCGTCGACCTGCACGACGACGCGTCCGCGCATTCCGTTGAGCATCAGCGTCTGCTGGGTCTCGGCGAGGCCGAGCTCCCAGGGCGTTCCCGCGTGCTTCAACGAGTTGAGCGGGCTCGCGCCGGTGCCTCCGTCATGGCCGGAGACCAGCACGACGTCCGCGAGGGCCTTAGTGACACCGGCGGCGACAGCTCCGATGCCCGACTGGCTCACCAGTTTGACGTGCACCCGGGCATCCGGGTTCGCGCGCTTGAGGTCGAAGATCAGCTGCTTGAGGTCTTCGATCGAATAGATGTCGTGGTGCGGCGGCGGGCTGATGAGGCCGACGCCGGCGGTGGCATGGCGGGTCTTGGCGATCCAGGGGTAGACCTTGTTCGACGGCAACTGGCCGCCCTCACCGGGCTTCGCCCCCTGTGCCATCTTGATCTGGATGTCTGTGGCATGCGTGAGATACATGCTGGTGACGCCGAACCGACCGGACGCGACCTGCTTGATCGCGCTGCGGCGCTGGGGATCGAGCAGGCGCGCGGTGTCCTCGCCGCCCTCCCCCGTGTTGCTCTTGGCTCCCAGGCTGTTCATCGCGATGGCGAGTGTCTCGTGCGCCTCGCCGCTGATCGAGCCGTAGCTCATGGCACCGGTGGAGAACCGCGTGACGATGGATGCCACGGACTCCACCTCGTCGATCGGCACGGCCGGGCGTACGCCATCGCGCAGGGAGAATAGTCCGCGGAGCGTCATCAGGTGGGTGGCCTGCTCGTCCACGAGTTTCGTGTACTGACGGAAGATGTCGTAGCGCCGTGACCGCGTAGCGTGCTGCAGCTTGAAGACCGTGTCCGGGTTGAAGAGGTGGGGCGGGCCCTCGCGGCGCCACTGGTACTCCCCGCCGATGGCGAGCCGCTCGTGCGCGTTGATGGCGCCGTCCTCCGGGTAGGCGGCAAGATGGCGCGACGCACTCTCCGCGGCGATCACGTCGATGCCGACGCCACCCAGAAGGCTCGAGGTACCGGTGAAGTACTGGGCGACGAAGGCCTGGTCGAGTCCGACCGCCTCGAAGGCCTGGGCGCCTGCGTAGGAGCCGACCACGGAGATGCCCATCTTCGACATGATCTTGAGCACACCCTTGCCGAGGGCCTTGATCAGGTTCTTCACGGCCTTCTGCGCATCGATGCTGGAGATCATGCCGCTGCGCACGAGCTCCTCGGCGGACTCCATGGCGAGATATGGATTGATCGCCGAGGCACCATAGCCGATCAGGAGCGCGACATGATGCACCTCCCGCACGTCCCCGGCCTCGACGATGAGCCCGACCTTCATGCGGTTCTCGGCACGGATGAGGTGGTGATGGACCGCCGCGAGCATGAGCAGGGACGGCACCGGGGCGAAGTCCTTATTGGAATCGCGATCCGACAGCACGATGAACAGCGCGCCGTCGGCGATGGCGGTATCGACCTCGTCGCACATGGCGGCGATGCGCTGCTCCATGGCTTTCGGACCCTGGTCGACGCGGTAGAGACCCTTGATCGTGCGGGTGGGGTTGAAGGCCTGGCGAGAGGACTTCGGCGCGATGTGCTGGATCTTGGCCAACTCGTCGTTGTCGATCACCGGGAAGTCGAGGATCACCTGGCGCGCGTGCTCCGGGGTGGCATCCAGCAGATTCCGCTCTGGGCCGAGGCCGAGCTTGAGCGAGGTGACGACCTCCTCGCGGATGCTGTCGAGGGGCGGGTTCGTCACCTGGGCGAACTGCTGGGTGAAGTAGTCGAAGAGCAGGCGGGGTCGCTTCGAGAGCACGGCGATCGGCGTGTCGGAGCCCATGGCACCGAGAGGCTCTGCGCCGTTCTCCGCCATCGGCTTCAGAAGGATCCGCACCTCCTCCTCGGTGTAGCCGAAGGTGCGCTGGCGACGGGTGACCGAGGCGGGGGTGTGAACGATGTGTTCGCGCTCGGGCAGGTCCTTGAGGTTGATGCGACCGCTCTCCAGCCAGGCGCCCCAGGGCTCGGATGCCGCGAGCTCGCTCTTGATCTCGTCATCTTCGATGAGGCGTCCGGCCTCGGTGTCGACGAGGAACATCTTGCCGGGACGCAACCGGCCCTTCCGCACGACCCGCTCGGGGGCGATGTCGAGAACACCGATCTCGCTCGCGAGCACGACGAGACCGTCGTCGGTGACGAGGTAGCGGCCGGGGCGGAGTCCGTTGCGGTCGAGCGTTGCCCCCACGAGCGATCCGTCGGTGAAGACGAGGGCGGCCGGGCCATCCCACGGTTCC
It encodes:
- a CDS encoding ATP-dependent DNA ligase, with translation MGSLLYGNSGTEIGFDDRALVHLQVVITAKLRRREGFLFTWTSSAEAGTGRSSIWFDQSSAIVYRYAGSRAPTLNRAWIEALMLSANSAGGLQFSSEPIAEGPSPDSTAK
- a CDS encoding FHA domain-containing protein; the encoded protein is MVAVPRLEIDLSFSLDEPDGDDIGADGPHTLEGTVTAAGSDIEIFANHPEMLMQGRSVKLADIRSLAQEIAGYGLSVTLTGPDGVIARIGDVNAPVMQRVVTGSPHIRLGSAAAVAPLLRRRSTATPAVSLPPATLFPLVPTVSRRIRRRVTTTHYLPGSGRPRLIFVIGSENWNGQMPREFDLLPNGTTIGSGAEADLQLEGLSPVHAEIRHTKDDEYVLYPIGELSGSSRLAEASGRKDGGQVLRTGTRIELGKWKMAYFREEFADHGRPHGGRVGGELARQKPQVDPRPGRSIPR
- the pyk gene encoding pyruvate kinase, encoding MRRAKIVATLGPATASYENIRAIVDAGVDVARMNLSHGSYDVHEEVYANIRKASADSGRAVAVLVDLQGPKIRLGKFANGPHDLAVGDIFKITIEDVLGTKELSGTTFKGLPNDVKPGDPLLIDDGKVKLKVISTDGTVVTTEVVVGGAVSNNKGINLPGVAVNVPALSEKDEADLRWGLKLGADLIALSFVRNADDIVRVHEIMAEEGVKVPVIAKVEKPQAVDNLEAIIDAFDGIMVARGDLGVELPLEAVPIVQKRAVELSRRMAKPVIVATQMLESMISSPIPTRAETSDVANAVLDGADAVMLSGETSVGEYPVITVQTMARIITSTEEHGLERIAQLGTKPRTQGGAITLAAAEVAEFVEAKFLCVFTESGDSVRRMSRLRNRIPIIAFTPEERIRNRLAWVWGTETYRVERKTHTDELFGQVDDILIGHNRAVVGEKVVVIAGSPPGISGGTNDMRVHRVGDAHNAVAPAYAAD
- a CDS encoding glutamate synthase subunit beta — its product is MADPKGFLKTRERELPARRPVALRLMDWKEVYEQGDAATVRKQAGRCMDCGIPFCHHGCPLGNLIPEWNDLTWRGEGRQAIERLHATNNFPEFTGRLCPAPCESSCVLAINQPAVTIKNVEVAIIDQAFANDWVEPHPPERLTGKTVAVVGSGPAGLAAAQQLTRAGHTVAVFERDDRIGGLLRYGIPDFKMEKRHIELRLKQMQAEGTRFRAGVNIGVDIPWDELRARYDAVVVATGALKPRDLPIPGRDLSGVHFAMDYLVQQNRVGAGDVIVDQLTADGKHVVVLGGGDTGADCIGTAHRQQALSVTNLAIGLQPPHERPEHQPWPMSPTLFEVSSAHEEGGERVYLASTVEFLSNDAGEVRAIRVAETEYLDGRRVPKAGTEREIPADLVLLTLGFTGTESDALESQLRLPLERGNVERDADYQTSESGVFVAGDAGRGQSLIVWAIAEGRAAAAAVDRFLEGDTELPSPVAPTDRAIAI
- the gltB gene encoding glutamate synthase large subunit, encoding MALTPAFSRFSTAPAATGMYDPRREKDACGLAMVATLRGTAGHDIIDLALGALRNLEHRGAIGSDAGTGDGAGIVTQIPDAFFRAVSGISLPPVGEYIAGTAFLPVDADERASIKQEFAALAEQEHLTVLGWREVPVRPDGLGNLAREAMPFFEQVFLSSTLGSAGAPVRGIALDRQSFRLRKRAERELNAYFPSLSCRTIVYKGMVTTLQLEPFYPDLSDERFASKLALVHSRYSTNTFPSWPLAQPFRMIAHNGEINTVQGNRNWMRARQSQLESELLGDLAPILPIVTPGASDSASFDEVVELLNLGGRSLPHAMMMMVPEAYENQLDIDPARRDFYEYHSMLMEPWDGPAALVFTDGSLVGATLDRNGLRPGRYLVTDDGLVVLASEIGVLDIAPERVVRKGRLRPGKMFLVDTEAGRLIEDDEIKSELAASEPWGAWLESGRINLKDLPEREHIVHTPASVTRRQRTFGYTEEEVRILLKPMAENGAEPLGAMGSDTPIAVLSKRPRLLFDYFTQQFAQVTNPPLDSIREEVVTSLKLGLGPERNLLDATPEHARQVILDFPVIDNDELAKIQHIAPKSSRQAFNPTRTIKGLYRVDQGPKAMEQRIAAMCDEVDTAIADGALFIVLSDRDSNKDFAPVPSLLMLAAVHHHLIRAENRMKVGLIVEAGDVREVHHVALLIGYGASAINPYLAMESAEELVRSGMISSIDAQKAVKNLIKALGKGVLKIMSKMGISVVGSYAGAQAFEAVGLDQAFVAQYFTGTSSLLGGVGIDVIAAESASRHLAAYPEDGAINAHERLAIGGEYQWRREGPPHLFNPDTVFKLQHATRSRRYDIFRQYTKLVDEQATHLMTLRGLFSLRDGVRPAVPIDEVESVASIVTRFSTGAMSYGSISGEAHETLAIAMNSLGAKSNTGEGGEDTARLLDPQRRSAIKQVASGRFGVTSMYLTHATDIQIKMAQGAKPGEGGQLPSNKVYPWIAKTRHATAGVGLISPPPHHDIYSIEDLKQLIFDLKRANPDARVHVKLVSQSGIGAVAAGVTKALADVVLVSGHDGGTGASPLNSLKHAGTPWELGLAETQQTLMLNGMRGRVVVQVDGQMKTGRDVIVAALLGAEEYGFATAPLVVSGCILMRVCHLDTCPVGVATQNPELRKRFTGKPEFVVNFFEFLAQEVREYLAELGFRSIEEAVGHSELLDVNRAIEHWKADGLDLAPILDGPVFGADEPRSNVSQQEHELDKHFDVELIRQSEAALQSGEPVAISLPIRNTERAVGTMLGHEVTLRHGENGLPTGTIDITLRGTAGQSFGAFVPSGITLRLEGDSNDYVGKGLCGGQIIVRPDRNSSFPAERNVIAGNVIGYGATQGSLFLRGIVGERFLVRNSGATAVVEGVGDHALEYMTGGLAVILGGTGRNLGAGMSGGTAYVFDLAPERVNRDALASGELELLPLGAGDVEIVTDLLRQHLAQTDSAVAARMLANLDESMARFVKVLPRDYAAVIATRATAVEEGLDPDGDVVWSRIMEVTGG